Within Montipora foliosa isolate CH-2021 chromosome 3, ASM3666993v2, whole genome shotgun sequence, the genomic segment ATTTTAGAATTACAGTTGAGTACAACACCAATGGAATCTCCACGTTTTTCTCTCCATAGTTCAGCGCCCAGCTAAATTAACTAACCAGCAGGTGACCCATACAGCATATCGTAATCATGTGAAGTTACCGCTTAACTTTCACTAATTACACTGCTCAACCATGCAGTAAATTAACACGTGATTTTGACGTCATAGTCTCTTGATGACCATAGCTGACGCTCCTCCGCCGCCATTGCAGATGCCGGCCAGTCCCAGTTTTCCCTCGGCAAGGTTGTGCGTTAAGTGAGCAATAAGCCGTGCGCCAGACATCCTTCAAAACAAAACGAGAAGAGTTTGATTAGTGTGAGGGATTACAACATGCGCGATATATAAGGCCAACTTAGAGTGCTGTATTCTACAGTTACGGTTGGCTAATTTAAAAAGCGGTTTTCGTTGCTCGAGTTAAAGGTTTATAGAGATACAGGcaacgtttacacgaacgcggacCGCGTCAAAATCAATGCGGTTTTGGGggtgtttacacggaaccgttttgGGAGTGTGTAGGTCATGCCAATCTGTTGTAGTTCGCAGGCACTCATTACACACGAatgcaatgcaaatttcgcgctaaaatagtaaccgtattcaaaccGCTGTGGTTTCGtggtttacacgacagatgaaaccttatcgttttcaaaacgatgcggttacaaataaAACCGcgtcgtgtaaacgctgccatAGTATCTTACGGTTCCTTGTTTTTTCCAGTTCAATTCACAGatgaactgaagaaaaaaaaacgcgcTTCTATCttacaatagaccttattcacgatggccgccatgttggatttgctcttatcatgcaaattagctacacacttctgagggggcaaacaacgcAAGTTCGAGAGGTAATAACGAACAtgttagccacacagatgatttgtttcacgttcattgaatgtttatcatctaagtagtaaaatagaatgattacacaagttacttcgatgtttttttcagcgaaaaatgagcagataacaaagtaaaagtcaaaatgtcaaaggtaatcaaaagatataaaattattataaaaggcaCTTAATTCTGAATTCTAAAGTGTACTTtgagcaatgttatttcaatatttcgacgagccgattttccgcaatttttgcctttttcccaatgtttgccccccagcataacacatggctagtttgcatgacaatttgaaaaccaacatggcggctaccGTGAATAAGGCCAAttgagagcttaagcacgcggcgattcggcaaccggaagtgagatgTTTTCTTATTTAACCTGTATTGACACTACCTTATTTATattgtcaataattattttaagtacTTCCGGATTACGCTcttggctcaaaaacgtcgcgtgcttaagctcctaaTGAAGCCCAGCGAggaatgaaaaacagttttgtGGGTTTGGGCGATCCAAGCGTCATGTAGATTTTATCGCGCGTCTTATCCAGGTCAGTTGGGTGCTGTGTAGCTTGTAGTTTCATGTTATTCACGTTTAATAAAAACTTACTGACCCGATAGGATGGCCGATGGACACAGCGCCCCCGTGGATATTTACTCTCTCAGGATCCAATTCCATTAGCTGTGaagagttaaaaaaatttcttgtTAAAAGGTGACACTTTGCTTTCTTGGACCGAGTTCCTCCCAGATGGCTGTTAAAGTTCTCGATatttatcttctttttgatGTCTGAAATGACTGATGTTTTCTTATCCTCGAAGATACTTTGTGTCGGTTTAACCAAGGCAGTTGGCAAAATTAACGCGCACCAGCGAGATGTCCGAATAATACCCCCTCCAAAATTCGTGTGCATAAACACAACTCTATACACTAGGGATACTATCAGTTACTTTTGTTTCTTAGCTTTTCTTAATCCGAATTTgccatgtttctttttttctcgtcAAATCCCAGGGAGACGATACGAGCTTGCTACCTGTCGATAAATTTGTCGCGCATTGCGAAAAGTTTAATAATAAATACGAAACAGTCAACACTCAGAAAGGGGCAGAGCACCAAGCAGATGAAGAAATGTACTGACGGCACCAACAGGGCTCTGTAGTACTGGCGATAAGAAAGGCACCAAAACTGTCCTTGGTTCGTATTACAACGATAGACAATGTTGGCTTGTTCCTTGAACAAGTACATTTAACGAATACAACGGAGGACTAGCGAATAACATAAcatgctatttctgacagttgtagcctgcgaaattggcagaaatggatatttgccggcacggaccagaggactgggtccggttgtctggtggggattataagtaatttgtcgtacaaatagtgatccgttaggaatttgaatcagtctaggttcagctttcttcgcctactttttggttaaaattttcccttagcctccatagggtagtggcacttgcatagggtttggagaatacgttccctcattcccgaagggttttgggttttcgtatccggcaggtgcccagtgtacttttcctttaacaagtttttaggaGGTCAGAACCATTAAGTATGCTAACGTATTGTTATGCTGgagcggagtttgtatgcatatggtacgcaaaataaaccggcttgtggcgcttgctgtcctacatgcccatgtatctacacagttgtgttgtgattgagttagtcgtgttgtgtctgattggatagtggagTCAAAGTAGTCACTCTCAGTTAAGCCGTATTTGCAACTTAACCAACTTAACATACCTTTATATTTGCCAAAACTACAGCACTGAAAGCCTCGTTTATTTCCCACATGTCAATATCCTCCTTTTTCAGACCAGTCTGTTGCAACACCTGAGGTAACCAACGTACATGTAATTAACGCCGCCAATTTGGGCGAGATGTAATTAACTGTAAGCTCAAACCGACCAGCCTGAGCTCTTAGAGTGCTACTATGATgaaaaaatcacttcccttttttcgtcagattttgaaagtgtttgcttaacacctgcctggcaaatTCTTGATGTTACCAAAGCATTCCCTCGTATTCCATTAAGTTATATTTGTATCATTACTTTCTATAACTTTAACCAATCCGACGACCTTTGTAGTCTACAGAGCTGTTTATTTGTATGACCTGTTTGTTTTTACGAAAACAGAAGTCAAATGCTGCTAGAGTTTTTTCATTCTCTTGCGGATTAACCTGGAAGTTTTAGATTCTTAATTTAGCGAAAGCACAGCCAAAGCTCGTGTTATTTTAGGGAATTCCACGCAGACGCTAGAATTAAATGGCGTAGGACTGTTGCGTTTTCTATACGGAAATTTTAAGAATCATTTTTTGAATTCTTTTACTTCAGGATTCAAATTGTTCTTGAATATCTTGCCAAGATATCGTGATTTTGTTTGCCGACATTTAATAATTCCGTTCATATCTCTATTGTTTATAATGTGGCTTTGCGGTTTTGAAGTACGGTCAAACTTTGAATTCTTGTACTTGAAGAGTTATGCTGAATTGCTTCGTTAACGATATTACTATTGCCTCTGGCAAAATTCGTGTTAAAGCGATCGTTTTATTAAGTTGGAAATCGTTTAAGAATGGATTAGCTTAAATTTAAGTACTGCATAAGGTTCCTACGTTTGTCAGCGTACTTCACGGAATTCATTTAGTGAACATGATGTCAACTAAAAATGATTTCTGCATTGTGCGGATCTTTTACCGTTATATTGGACACTAGGAGGAAAGTTATGAATAAACAAATTGGGGAGCATTTATGGACAATACTCTTAAAAGCATCTGGTCCTTTGATTTCCTGAACCCGTTTTGCATATTGATTTTTTATAGTCTTTCTCCGGAATTGTCTGAACAAAATCATGTGGGATTCTCTCTTGATCTTCTAAACCTTTTCAGTCAACGTGAAATCGCTCGTTCCCAGTTGCCTTGATAGTTTGATTGGCAGAGCTCTGCACCGGTATTGGAGAGGTCAGGGCctgttcaaatcccgttcaagGCTTTCTTATCGCCAAGTTACTGTTACTATTTAAGTCACATTTAAACCTGCAATGAAAATATGAACATGCTTCTTTCGGCAATTAAAATATACGTTTTTCTGCTCAAAACATATTCGGGAAGCAGTCCAAGGAGGTCGTTGAAACGTGTACATTTATAACAAAAAtgaatacaataaataaatgaactaATCattaaaactaatttaaaaattgtaactCCATGTATCAGACACATTATGGTTTATATTTTAGAAGGTTAGCTATCCAGTCAATTGAGAATATATATCGCAACCTCACAGGTGTAGTGAACAGgacactcgcctctcaccaatgtggacAAGATTCCGCATCTGAGTTGTTGCCCTATGAAGCTTGGGCTGGTTCTTGTTACTTTTTCACAAAACCAAAATGTAGCTTATCATTGCCTGAGGGGGGCCGTATGGGAGAATACACTAAGGTATAATACTGTGCCGTGTTCTTCCttaaataaaatgttctttctttctttctatctatctatctttctttctttctttctttctttttttctttcgttcttTCTGTCTTTCTTGGAAGTGTACCAAAAATGTAAAGCGCACGTGCGGGGCATGTTGTATTGTGTGGCGTCCTCTCGTGATCAGCGttcgtgtttttttcttcaccgAAACAGATGAAGACCTTTGCATGAGAGCTCAGTTCCTGTGGATTACTGTTGCGCAGTAGGAATAAACCGATTATTTGGTCTTATAAAGAGTACACATTGCGATGGTTAAGCGTTTATATCTATGGTTTTGTTCTTTAATTCTAACGCGCAGAAAAACAGCATTCTGTGAACGGATTGtgcgataaaaataaaatgcaatGAGAAGAGCGCAATAGGGAAgctatctgtttacaaacattgcttttgttagtCAAATGGggcaaccacaggaacaaaagaccctttgttttgacagccaatgggactctggttggcacatttatgACAATatgtgacgtcaacgatatttTCCCTATATGTGAATGCGCCTTATTTGATAGCGCGccaagtagttttttttttttaagttttgtcCAAGGTCGGAATTGTGAAATGAAAAACGTTGCGTTcaatgaaaactaaaatttgcTAAGTGCCTTTTGTTCCATGCTGAAGTGATGATGTGAAGTCACTTGACACTTATTACGAAGAGCACTTGTTGTCACTTTAACGTGGGTAGACTGGAAACTGTTTCTCAAGAATATTGGGGATTTAATATTTAACCTCATTGCATCGTATGGCTTGATAACTTTTGGATTCTAGGGAGAATTTCCGACAATccactgtatttttttttatatgtgCGTTAACCTGGATTGGCAATGACCAGTGTCGCTAATTGCTTCGTTGACTGATCTCCATATTCAAGTCTTTCTACTGTATTATTTTTAGAATTACCCCCTGGGGTCAAATTGATAATAACAAGGAATTCATTAAGTGTGGTCAAAGTATTGTTTCAAGCTTCTCACCCTTTTTTAAAATCGCTGAATCACCAACACCATTCCGCGGGCGTTTGTTACTGAACTTTCGCCGTTGGACTGCAAGCCTATATGTGAGGGTGGTGCTTACTAGTACAAACCATTGCCGCATTCACTAAAGGTTTAGTCAAAAATTAATGTCTCCAAATTTATGCAATGTCACTCAGTATTGATACCGAATAAATTTTGGTGAGGTGAGAGTCATAAGCAAAGTTAACTGAGAAGCTGAAAGCCCTTTCGCtgccacatttttttctctccCCCTCCCTCTTTTGCTAACGAGTATTTTCCAACTTAAGGCGGCTCACGTGGTCTCAGATCTTCCTATCtccagggacccgtttctcgaaagtcccgaaaacttttcgggcccggaaagCGATTTGTGAATCTGCCAAacgcttgttcaggaaagccgatcttttaagatattttcaaggtaacaaaaaccaaactaaatgtgaagtttgacgacttaaatccccTCCGTTcattgagatacagagggagttgtgacacccgaaaatggcccgtaaagtttcgggactttcgagaaacgggccccgggTCAGAATCCATCGCTTCAAGTGAAATCTGAAGTTTGTTTAGTTGGTTATGCAACGGACTATCACGCgagaggtcgcgggttcgagcCCCGTCCGAATCAATCTTATGGGGCTcagaataactgaggagaaagtgctgcctttgtcaCTTCATCTGCTAATGGTTAGCTTTAAAGCCTTGTGGATATATATGGACCATAAACAGAAGGCCTCGCCTGACAACCCTTCTCCGTGGACTCGACGACCCTCACAGTGTTCGCGTAGGTTTCAACAGTAACAATTTTGCGATTGGTCTTATTTCTCCACAGTGCTCAAAGCCGAGATGACCTGGCAATCAGCTTTACACCCAAGAAAACCAAAAAGGATAAAGGTTtatttaacttatttagaagtACTAGCGATCAGGACTTGACCGCCGAAATGAAAAACGGAACTTTATTGGGCAAGAAGCATAAGGACAAATTGCCCCCTTCCAAGGAGTTGATGGGGAATGGTTTTCACCACAGCGTACCTGTGGAGGGGGTAATGGAAAAAGGAGAAACGGAAGAAAcgaaagagaaaagaaaggagAGAGGTGAAAAGGGAGAGGACAAGGCTGGAAAGAAAGAGAAGATAAGTAAGAAAGATCGAGAGGAGGAtaaagagagaaaagaaaagaggggaaaacggaaagagaaagaaaaggaaaaggacaGGAAACTCAAGCGACGGGATGAAATGGAGGGAAGTGAAGCTGATTGTAGTATTTGTCAGGAAAGATTAAGAAAATCTAGGGAAAAATCTCACAAAGAGTCGAGACATAGAGACAAAGAACATAGGTCAAAACACGAACATAAACGGTCAAGAGATTATGAGGAGGAAGATGTAAAGGACAGAGGACATAAATATTTGGATAAAAACGACGATGAGAAAGAATATAGGAAAAAGAAACACCACCATGAAAGAgagaaggaaagagaaaaatcaagaaaagaaaaacgtcatCATCATGAACGTCATCATCACAAACGGAGAACTGAAGACTAttgccctggaaacgaggtaagAGAAATATAATTTCTTAGTTAGTAATTGTTACTCAGTCAGAACCCTCCAAAACACCTGTCTCCTACTTAGAATGAACCTACAGCCAAGTGAAACCATTTGAGTTACTTTATTTTCCTCTAAGAAAATAACAGTTCTATTGATCTCTCTTCCTCTTGAACAATGTTGGGTCTCTGTGGCCAATCACTTGTGAAAACTGTTGTGCAAGATATGGTCTTCAATATCGTTTAGGGGAaagtgggggtggggggtgcAGGGAACCCAAGGCTGTAGTGGTGGGTGGGAATTTGACATCTCTTGGAAGTAACTGACCAATGGCGTGTCCCCAGACGTCTTATCCAGGGATTGAAGTTTCATGAATTTCAAGCAGACATCTATGCACGATAATCCAGTCGATGTACCTTGGATCAAACGGGTGATCTCAGCGATTGGTATGATTTGGGAGctgagcagggctggcgcagtggtgaaagcactcgcctcccaccaatgtggcccgggatcgattcccggactcgatgccatatgtgggttgagtttgtgggtTCTCTACTCCGCTCCCGAAGGTTTTCGCTgggtactccgattttcccctctcttcaaaaaccaacatttgatttgatttgttgaaatttcagttgatttgtagtgtccccaattagtagagtaGGCGTGCTTGGCAAAATAACCTCGAGACTTAAAtgaagtaattattattatttattattattattattattattattattattattattattatttgagaTGAAGAATATGAAAACTTGAGCCACGTAGAGTACTTTTGAATTGTTTCGTACCATAGTACGACTGCGAATATCCCGGTGTTCactggtagagcatccgaaccagACAGATGTGAGACACAATCACATAATATATGTTCATGTTGCAGATGATTTAGCCAGGTCTTGAATTGccatctttttcttttatttaattcTCATGATGTTGCAGCCCTAAAGAAAGTATTTAATGTTAATTATATGACTCTAAGCGCGAAAATGTTCGCTGTATTTTCTTGTTAGGTGGACTGTGGACCCTTTCCATGTAACGAGGCTAATTGCATGACGTGTAAAGAGTCATTAAATCGTTTTGAAGCTTGGCAAGAACGTTGCACAATGGAGATTGAATCCACGCGGCGTAGGCTAGAACACAGGCTGCACCGATTGGAAAAGAAACTGGAAGAGCAGCAATCAGAGGAGAAACAGATCAAAGACAGAGAATATGACCGTGTGCTGGGACGCGTCACTGATGAATGTCGAGAAGTTAGCAAAAGTGTAAGAGACTCTAGCGGTGATGTTAAGGAAGAAATCCGCGGATTAATCAGGGGAGGATTAAGCAAGTTGGAGCTTAAACTTGGACAGATTTCCACAGGATATAACATACCCTTTATGGAATTCCAGGACAGGTGTAATCCCGAGTTGGGCAGAAACTGTTCTGCTGACCGTGGTATTCGCCGTGCAATGAGGAGCAGAAGTTCTCCACATCTGGGAAGGGCGCCGTGTGAGGACTGCGCAAGCGCACTGGAACACAATGGGTTGATGTCCCGTATGTAAATACCATTTTCATTCTTACATTCTCACATACAACTAAAACCGAATGAAATAAATGGATATTTCAATTGCGGGTTATAAACGAAAGGCAGATTGAAgtcatcctcgcacttaactggcTTTCGTCTATACGTCTTAGCTGCCTTTCGTCTAaagcccgcacttcaaataaacatttatttcatttctcgAGTCCTCAGTTCAGTCCTcaagcccaacaaattgacttgcttccaactgagtggcttcatatctcagttggtagagcattgacCGGTATCGtagaggtcataggttcgaatcccgttgaagcccaggggtttcaataaagtttgaagCAGTTGGGCATGCAAAGTATTCCCACGGAAATTATTAAGTTGCACAGATgtgttttcctgcattctgTAGCCCAAAGCAATATTCT encodes:
- the LOC137994570 gene encoding acetyl-CoA acetyltransferase, mitochondrial-like; the encoded protein is MWEINEAFSAVVLANIKLMELDPERVNIHGGAVSIGHPIGMSGARLIAHLTHNLAEGKLGLAGICNGGGGASAMVIKRL
- the LOC137995359 gene encoding glutamic acid-rich protein-like, yielding MYQTHYGLYFRSAQSRDDLAISFTPKKTKKDKGLFNLFRSTSDQDLTAEMKNGTLLGKKHKDKLPPSKELMGNGFHHSVPVEGVMEKGETEETKEKRKERGEKGEDKAGKKEKISKKDREEDKERKEKRGKRKEKEKEKDRKLKRRDEMEGSEADCSICQERLRKSREKSHKESRHRDKEHRSKHEHKRSRDYEEEDVKDRGHKYLDKNDDEKEYRKKKHHHEREKEREKSRKEKRHHHERHHHKRRTEDYCPGNEVDCGPFPCNEANCMTCKESLNRFEAWQERCTMEIESTRRRLEHRLHRLEKKLEEQQSEEKQIKDREYDRVLGRVTDECREVSKSVRDSSGDVKEEIRGLIRGGLSKLELKLGQISTGYNIPFMEFQDRCNPELGRNCSADRGIRRAMRSRSSPHLGRAPCEDCASALEHNGLMSPVPTTPLNVSTSLTSGTSSAVSSRANISDTGSMETVIAARPVLEEEVLRVVPETILEAKPVVEECVHNLCDTYAASQCPEKEILADFGAHLLK